A single region of the Brachypodium distachyon strain Bd21 chromosome 3, Brachypodium_distachyon_v3.0, whole genome shotgun sequence genome encodes:
- the LOC100834218 gene encoding zinc finger protein CONSTANS-LIKE 3, translating to MKAEEMPVVVGGAGGGCWGQQQQQQQGARPCDTCGVDAARLYCRTDGAYLCGGCDARAHGHGGAGSRHARVWLCDVCEQAPVAVTCRADAAALCAACDADIHSANPLAGRHERVPVAPFFGALAHEADAAAAHKEEDGSNEEAEAASWLLPEPGDSPEAEDTAAFFADSDAYLGLDLDFVRSMDGINAIGVPVASSELDLAAAGTLFYPDHSMNHSVSSSEVAVVPDAMSLGAAAAVVVSRGKDREARLMRYREKRKNRRFHKTIRYASRKAYAETRPRIKGRFAKRTGTGTADDDALEHDDGPFSPAVSALVASDGDYGIVPSF from the exons ATGAAAGCGGAGGAGATGCCGGTGGTGGtgggaggagcaggagggggCTGCtgggggcagcagcagcagcagcagcaaggggCCCGGCCGTGCGACACGTGCGGCGTGGACGCGGCGCGGCTCTACTGCCGCACCGACGGCGCGTACCTCTGCGGCGGGTGCGACGCGCGGGCGCACGGGCACGGCGGAGCCGGCTCCCGCCACGCGCGCGTCTGGCTGTGCGATGTCTGCGAGCAGGCGCCCGTGGCCGTCACCtgccgcgccgacgccgccgcgctctGCGCCGCCTGCGACGCCGACATCCACTCCGCCAAcccgctcgccggccgccacgAGCGGGTCCCCGTCGCGCCCTTCTTCGGCGCGCTCGCTCATGAAgccgacgccgcggcggcgcacaaggaggaggacgggagcaacgaggaggccgaggccgccTCCTGGCTTCTCCCCGAGCCTGGCGATAGCCCCGAGGCGGAGGATACCGCCGCGTTCTTCGCCGACTCGGACGCATACCTCGGCCTCGATCTGGACTTCGTGCGGTCCATGGACGGGATCAACGCCATTGGGGTGCCGGTCGCGTCGTCCGAGCttgacctcgccgccgccggcactcTCTTCTACCCCGACCACTCCATGAACCACAGC GTGTCGTCGTCGGAGGTAGCCGTGGTGCCGGACGCGATGTCActcggagcggcggcggctgtggtGGTGAGCAGAGGGAAGGACAGGGAGGCGCGGCTGATGCGGTACCGGGAGAAGCGCAAGAACCGGCGGTTCCACAAGACCATCCGCTACGCGTCCCGCAAGGCATATGCCGAGACGCGGCCGCGCATCAAGGGCCGGTTCGCTAAGcgcaccggcaccggcaccgcgGACGACGACGCGCTGGAGCACGACGACGGGCCGTTCTCGCCCGCGGTGTCGGCGCTCGTGGCGTCGGACGGGGACTACGGCATCGTGCCGTCGTTCTGA
- the LOC100846226 gene encoding serine/arginine-rich splicing factor RSZ23 isoform X2, with translation MARVYVGNLDPRATAREIEDEFRVFGILRSVWVARKPPGFAFIDFDESRDAKDAIRELDGKNGWRVELSTKSGSGRGRERERPGGSDMKCYECGESGHFARECRLRIGSGGLGSGRRRSRSPRRSRSRSPRYRRSPSYGRSPRDRSPRRRSYSRSPPPPRARSISRSPPPPRARSISRSPPPPRARSISRSPPPPRARTISKSPPPPRERSYSRSPAQPPQREESPYANNA, from the exons ATGGCTCGCGTCTACGTGGGGAATCTGGATCCGCGGGCGACTGCGCGCGAGATCGAGGACGAATTCCGCGTGTTTGGGATTCTGAGGAG TGTATGGGTTGCTAGAAAACCACCAGGATTTGCTTTTATTGACTTTGATGAGAGCAGGGATGCAAAAGATGCAATTCGTGAATTGGATG GTAAGAATGGATGGAGAGTTGAGCTGTCAACCAAATCTGGTAGCGGCCGTGGCCGAGAACGTGAACGCCCTGGAGGTTCTGATATGAAGTGCTATGAGTGTGGTGAAAGTGGTCACTTTGCACGTGAATGTCGCCTACGGATTGGGTCCGGAGGCCTGGGTAGTGGAaggcgccgcagccgcagcccgAGACGCAGCCGTAGCCGTAGCCCAAGATATCGGAGGAGCCCAAGCTACGGTAGAAG TCCACGGGATCGATCTCCTAGGAGGCGAAGCTACAGCAGAtcaccgcctcctccacggGCGCGAAGCATCAGCAggtcaccgccgcctccgcgggCACGAAGCATCAGCAGGTCACCGCCACCTCCGCGGGCACGAAGCATCAGCAGGtcaccaccgcctccccgtgcACGAACTATCAGCAAgtcaccaccgccgcctcgtGAACGAAGCTACAGCAGGTCCCCAGCACAGCCACCACAGCGTGAGGAGTCCCCATATGCTAATAATGCATGA
- the LOC100846226 gene encoding serine/arginine-rich splicing factor RSZ23 isoform X1 codes for MARVYVGNLDPRATAREIEDEFRVFGILRSVWVARKPPGFAFIDFDESRDAKDAIRELDGKNGWRVELSTKSGSGRGRERERPGGSDMKCYECGESGHFARECRLRIGSGGLGSGRRRSRSPRRSRSRSPRYRRSPSYGRRSYSPRDRSPRRRSYSRSPPPPRARSISRSPPPPRARSISRSPPPPRARSISRSPPPPRARTISKSPPPPRERSYSRSPAQPPQREESPYANNA; via the exons ATGGCTCGCGTCTACGTGGGGAATCTGGATCCGCGGGCGACTGCGCGCGAGATCGAGGACGAATTCCGCGTGTTTGGGATTCTGAGGAG TGTATGGGTTGCTAGAAAACCACCAGGATTTGCTTTTATTGACTTTGATGAGAGCAGGGATGCAAAAGATGCAATTCGTGAATTGGATG GTAAGAATGGATGGAGAGTTGAGCTGTCAACCAAATCTGGTAGCGGCCGTGGCCGAGAACGTGAACGCCCTGGAGGTTCTGATATGAAGTGCTATGAGTGTGGTGAAAGTGGTCACTTTGCACGTGAATGTCGCCTACGGATTGGGTCCGGAGGCCTGGGTAGTGGAaggcgccgcagccgcagcccgAGACGCAGCCGTAGCCGTAGCCCAAGATATCGGAGGAGCCCAAGCTACGGTAGAAG GAGCTACAGTCCACGGGATCGATCTCCTAGGAGGCGAAGCTACAGCAGAtcaccgcctcctccacggGCGCGAAGCATCAGCAggtcaccgccgcctccgcgggCACGAAGCATCAGCAGGTCACCGCCACCTCCGCGGGCACGAAGCATCAGCAGGtcaccaccgcctccccgtgcACGAACTATCAGCAAgtcaccaccgccgcctcgtGAACGAAGCTACAGCAGGTCCCCAGCACAGCCACCACAGCGTGAGGAGTCCCCATATGCTAATAATGCATGA